In the genome of Candidatus Lernaella stagnicola, one region contains:
- a CDS encoding alpha-galactosidase, which produces MKNHVFLFMVLIVALFLVLACASCGDDDNDDNNDNDDIDDDDDDDNNDDNNDDDDTSDDDDNDDDTTDTVEVFQDGDDLVLRNAVVTLRYHLTPGRFSISDSSAFVVIENAEAAVWSSVVLPRHRWHTSELPFVEWSDEAAENPLGAGRSILVTRGGGDAPIVHQIFTLLEGETPLLMNVQVENGTGGSIKVGAIYPLLAEDAGALHFGKERDIRVLTNGILNYLEFIAPIVIGTTPALSNWNILVHNQETGASLALGALSFDVAQPVFYYGPGRSKGQQVLHVDCEYDPPKAIAAGDVLDTETTMLDFAQPTPQDALENYADRIKAWLNIETWLDRHPDIGIPIGWNSWSGSGSSGGYGTGIDEQIIVDNMDFADRELRRWGMNYFQLDDGWEPAVGDWEVNTARFPDHGDQNGIEWLLARANQMGFQTGIWMAAFNAAHHSQIVANHPELWGDPLGGGLIEWGERYLDLSKPVAQEHLAGLMEMLLDWGVQWVKLDFAYFAVSTTHWYDSTLTRGEFYRTGCRIMRETLGDDVFFLNVAVVGWNIDLVDSVRLTLDTMPVWEGEKPADPITNQGLKPMYRDATRKYYFHNRVFVNHPDLTFFRAHQDTNFPPLTLNESETFNSSVALLGGLIKIGDRIVDLRPEWVDSLRKIMPVHKGFSRPLDLMKRKYPEVWSVPLADFDQPYHVIGLLNWGLNSDLTTSPFSRIPDTAREISAQLADAGLSPTATYHAFEFWTQEYLGEVTGELAVTVPARTPRVVALHEVLDRPQFLGTNRHVLGGVDVIHSLAWNDTAQTLSATMEGSMGTVYAPFTHHLTFHLPAGYEIDNLEFDTPAGFEIMDETVDVDGDIATVSFVVVETSDDPAQWHPEIGWTLSF; this is translated from the coding sequence ATGAAAAACCACGTGTTCCTGTTCATGGTTTTGATCGTCGCGCTGTTCTTGGTGTTAGCCTGCGCATCCTGCGGCGACGACGATAACGACGACAACAATGACAACGACGACATCGACGATGACGACGACGACGATAATAACGACGACAACAATGACGACGACGACACAAGCGACGACGACGACAACGACGATGACACAACCGATACGGTCGAAGTCTTTCAAGACGGCGACGACCTAGTGCTGCGCAACGCCGTGGTCACGCTGCGTTACCACCTCACGCCGGGCCGTTTCTCGATCAGCGACTCCTCCGCTTTCGTCGTGATCGAAAACGCCGAAGCCGCCGTTTGGTCCAGCGTCGTTTTGCCTCGCCATCGTTGGCATACCAGTGAACTCCCCTTCGTGGAGTGGTCCGACGAAGCCGCCGAAAACCCGTTGGGCGCCGGTCGCAGCATTCTGGTTACACGCGGCGGCGGCGACGCTCCGATCGTGCACCAGATTTTCACATTGCTGGAGGGCGAAACCCCGCTGCTGATGAATGTGCAGGTTGAAAACGGCACCGGCGGTTCGATCAAGGTCGGAGCGATTTATCCGCTGCTGGCCGAGGACGCAGGCGCGCTGCACTTCGGCAAGGAGCGCGATATCCGCGTGCTCACCAACGGCATTTTGAACTACTTGGAATTCATCGCGCCGATTGTGATCGGCACGACGCCGGCGCTCTCGAACTGGAATATACTCGTCCATAATCAGGAAACCGGCGCCAGCCTCGCCCTGGGCGCTCTATCTTTCGACGTGGCGCAACCTGTTTTCTACTACGGCCCCGGACGTAGCAAAGGACAACAAGTATTACACGTCGACTGCGAATACGATCCGCCTAAAGCCATTGCCGCAGGCGATGTCCTCGACACCGAAACCACGATGCTCGATTTCGCGCAGCCCACGCCGCAAGACGCGCTGGAAAACTACGCCGACCGCATCAAGGCTTGGTTGAACATTGAAACGTGGCTGGATCGGCATCCGGATATCGGCATACCGATCGGCTGGAATTCGTGGTCGGGCAGCGGCTCGTCCGGGGGTTACGGCACCGGCATCGACGAGCAAATCATCGTCGACAACATGGATTTCGCCGACCGCGAACTGCGCCGCTGGGGCATGAACTACTTCCAACTCGACGACGGCTGGGAACCTGCGGTCGGCGACTGGGAAGTCAACACGGCCAGGTTTCCCGACCACGGCGACCAAAACGGTATCGAATGGTTGTTGGCCCGCGCCAACCAAATGGGCTTCCAAACCGGTATCTGGATGGCCGCGTTCAATGCCGCCCACCATTCGCAGATCGTGGCGAACCATCCGGAACTGTGGGGCGACCCGCTCGGCGGCGGGCTCATCGAGTGGGGCGAGCGTTACCTCGACTTGTCCAAGCCGGTCGCTCAGGAACATCTTGCCGGCTTGATGGAAATGCTGCTCGATTGGGGCGTGCAGTGGGTCAAGCTCGACTTCGCCTACTTCGCCGTCAGCACGACTCACTGGTACGATTCGACGCTCACCCGCGGTGAATTCTACCGCACCGGTTGCCGCATCATGCGCGAAACCTTGGGCGACGACGTCTTCTTCCTCAACGTGGCGGTCGTCGGCTGGAATATCGACTTGGTGGATTCGGTCCGCCTGACGCTGGACACGATGCCCGTCTGGGAAGGCGAGAAACCAGCCGACCCGATCACCAACCAGGGCCTAAAGCCCATGTACCGCGACGCGACGCGCAAGTACTATTTTCACAACCGCGTGTTCGTCAACCACCCCGACCTGACCTTCTTCCGGGCACACCAGGATACGAACTTCCCGCCGCTCACGCTCAACGAATCGGAAACGTTCAACTCCAGCGTTGCGCTGCTGGGCGGCCTCATAAAAATCGGTGACCGCATCGTTGATCTGCGCCCCGAGTGGGTCGACTCGCTGCGCAAAATCATGCCGGTCCACAAAGGCTTTTCTCGACCGCTGGACTTGATGAAACGGAAGTACCCGGAAGTCTGGTCCGTGCCCCTTGCCGATTTTGACCAGCCGTATCATGTGATCGGCTTGCTCAATTGGGGCCTCAACAGCGACTTGACGACCTCGCCCTTCTCGCGGATTCCGGACACCGCGCGCGAAATTTCCGCGCAACTTGCCGACGCCGGGCTGAGCCCGACGGCGACGTATCACGCCTTTGAGTTTTGGACGCAGGAGTACCTCGGCGAGGTTACCGGCGAACTGGCCGTGACAGTTCCGGCCCGCACGCCGCGTGTGGTCGCTTTACATGAAGTGCTCGATCGACCCCAGTTCCTGGGCACCAACCGGCACGTGCTCGGCGGCGTCGACGTCATCCACTCGCTGGCATGGAACGACACGGCGCAAACGCTATCGGCCACGATGGAAGGGTCCATGGGTACGGTCTACGCGCCGTTCACTCATCACCTGACCTTCCACCTGCCCGCCGGGTACGAAATCGACAACCTCGAATTCGACACGCCCGCCGGTTTCGAGATCATGGACGAAACGGTGGATGTGGACGGCGATATCGCCACGGTCTCTTTCGTCGTGGTGGAAACATCCGACGACCCGGCGCAGTGGCATCCGGAAATCGGCTGGACGCTATCGTTCTAG
- a CDS encoding DUF1847 domain-containing protein: MKCALCKNKECYTDGKDCLAGDVDAVAAMDENDRRIWRVAGEVEATFYKKKTRLEEIVEFAKRMGYGKLGLAFCIGLSREAEIIHRFFAAEFEVVSVCCKLCGIDKDDHDMPHIRPGQRETACNPVGQALVFNREKVDLVVICGLCVGHDALLSKHAAAPVTTLAAKDRVLAHNPLGAVYSHYHHGG; encoded by the coding sequence ATGAAATGCGCGCTGTGCAAAAACAAGGAATGCTACACCGACGGCAAAGACTGCCTCGCCGGCGACGTCGACGCCGTGGCCGCCATGGATGAGAACGATCGCCGCATCTGGCGGGTGGCAGGCGAAGTCGAAGCAACCTTTTACAAGAAAAAGACCCGCCTGGAAGAAATCGTTGAGTTCGCAAAGCGCATGGGTTACGGCAAGCTGGGCTTGGCATTTTGCATCGGCCTGTCCCGCGAGGCGGAAATCATCCATCGTTTTTTCGCCGCGGAATTCGAGGTCGTCTCCGTATGCTGCAAGCTATGTGGGATCGACAAGGACGACCATGACATGCCGCACATCCGTCCCGGCCAGCGCGAGACCGCGTGCAATCCCGTCGGGCAGGCGTTGGTCTTCAACCGCGAAAAAGTCGACCTCGTCGTAATCTGCGGCCTGTGTGTCGGCCACGATGCGTTGTTGTCCAAACACGCCGCGGCCCCGGTAACGACCCTGGCCGCCAAAGACCGCGTGCTGGCACACAATCCACTCGGCGCGGTGTATTCGCACTACCACCACGGCGGTTAA